One genomic window of Bacteroidota bacterium includes the following:
- a CDS encoding M1 family aminopeptidase: MRVSLFAAALCLTLAACSSTQQVYEVTEVDRPPEFERDTLVVEDPAGVTYVLPAAVTPDVAPDRSVDILSTALDLAFGFEDETVQGTARHTLTPLRSGVESFYLHAADMEIENVRQIGERGVGHGYEGDRLTVTPATPLAIDSVYTFEIDYLARPTLAGQGALGDGGSGLYFIDPSGTDPGRPTQLWTQGQAESNRRWFPTWDYPNDRMGFEISMTVPDSLVTAANGALVEQTDLGSGMRRDRYVLEGDQVAYLAAVAAGPFAVVRDSVMSVDSTAIPLAYFVEPEFEEAVPRIFGETPRMMEVFEEKFGVPYPWPDYKQMAVRDFTAGGMENTTITLLFEHIQTDERAYLDYTGRDLIAHELAHQWFGNLVTTKDWANLALNESFASYFEEVYLEEAFGRAEAQAHGIADRDGYFAEAERHRRPIVWYGYSAPDGMFDRHTYQKGGQVLNQLRFELGDDAFWRGMQHYLTKHRYGSVEMADFRIAMEETSGRSLRRFFDQWWHRPGHPVLEVEQAYFAGSSVYTVQVVQRQDLANAPTFAFETNIELNYPNQPREVRRVRIARADTTLRFSVPEAPSFVRFDEGNWTFADILLRQPLAETLVQAVEDDEMAGRYDAVVALAGRDLNLQVREVLLRAATEDAHPLVRERAAGALEPYAGIPEVTETLAQLGQADETPAVRRAALRSLAEADSAALVRPALRAALDDASYLTQAQAVRLYAKRFRDDAFDAVQPLLDAPLSWRGRVEQALVEVITEYRLGGVAGAEYLAAQTDVLRPDPVRLSAIEGLLVLGRRDEDIRMFAAGALAARVGDLRPAVREAVAEALGEIGDAAALEALEAQAEVERDADVQAALRGAIEQRKKGSTQVGSGE; encoded by the coding sequence ATGCGCGTCTCGCTCTTCGCCGCTGCCCTCTGCCTCACCCTCGCCGCCTGCTCGTCCACGCAGCAGGTCTACGAAGTCACCGAGGTGGACCGCCCGCCCGAGTTCGAGCGCGACACACTCGTCGTCGAGGACCCGGCCGGGGTGACCTACGTCCTGCCCGCCGCCGTCACGCCGGACGTGGCCCCGGACCGCAGCGTGGACATCCTCTCGACGGCGCTCGACCTCGCCTTCGGCTTCGAGGACGAAACGGTGCAGGGGACGGCGCGGCACACGCTCACGCCGCTCCGTAGCGGTGTAGAGTCGTTCTATCTCCACGCGGCCGACATGGAGATCGAGAACGTCCGGCAGATCGGCGAGCGCGGGGTGGGGCACGGCTACGAGGGCGACCGCCTGACGGTCACGCCCGCCACGCCGCTCGCCATAGACTCGGTCTACACGTTCGAGATCGACTACCTCGCCCGCCCGACGCTGGCCGGGCAGGGGGCGCTCGGCGACGGCGGCTCGGGCCTCTACTTCATCGACCCGTCCGGCACCGACCCGGGCCGCCCGACGCAGCTCTGGACCCAGGGCCAGGCCGAGAGCAACCGCCGCTGGTTCCCGACCTGGGACTACCCCAACGACCGGATGGGCTTTGAGATTTCAATGACCGTCCCGGACTCGCTCGTCACCGCTGCGAACGGCGCGCTCGTCGAGCAGACCGACCTCGGGAGCGGGATGCGGCGCGACCGCTACGTGCTCGAGGGCGACCAGGTCGCCTACCTCGCCGCCGTCGCCGCCGGGCCGTTCGCGGTCGTCCGCGACTCGGTGATGAGCGTGGACAGCACGGCGATCCCGCTCGCCTACTTCGTCGAGCCGGAGTTCGAGGAGGCGGTGCCGCGCATCTTCGGCGAGACGCCGCGCATGATGGAGGTTTTCGAGGAAAAGTTCGGCGTGCCCTACCCCTGGCCCGACTACAAGCAGATGGCCGTCCGCGACTTCACCGCTGGCGGGATGGAGAACACGACGATCACCCTCCTCTTCGAGCACATCCAGACCGACGAGCGCGCCTACCTCGACTACACCGGGCGCGACCTCATCGCCCACGAGCTCGCCCACCAGTGGTTCGGCAACCTCGTGACGACGAAAGACTGGGCCAACCTCGCGCTCAACGAGAGCTTCGCGTCGTACTTCGAGGAGGTCTACCTCGAAGAAGCCTTCGGCCGCGCCGAGGCCCAGGCCCACGGCATCGCCGACCGCGACGGGTACTTCGCCGAGGCCGAGCGGCACCGCCGCCCGATCGTGTGGTACGGCTACAGCGCCCCCGACGGCATGTTCGACCGGCACACCTACCAGAAGGGCGGGCAGGTGCTCAACCAACTCCGGTTCGAACTCGGCGACGACGCGTTCTGGCGCGGGATGCAGCACTACCTCACCAAGCACCGGTACGGCAGCGTCGAGATGGCCGACTTCCGCATCGCGATGGAGGAGACCTCGGGCCGCAGCCTGCGACGCTTCTTCGACCAGTGGTGGCACCGGCCCGGCCACCCGGTGCTCGAAGTCGAGCAGGCCTACTTCGCCGGGTCGAGCGTCTACACCGTGCAGGTCGTCCAGCGCCAGGACCTGGCGAATGCGCCGACGTTCGCCTTCGAGACGAACATCGAACTCAACTACCCGAACCAGCCGCGCGAGGTGCGCCGCGTCCGCATCGCACGCGCCGACACGACGCTCCGGTTCTCAGTCCCCGAGGCCCCGAGCTTCGTCCGCTTCGACGAGGGCAACTGGACCTTCGCTGACATCCTGCTCCGGCAGCCGCTGGCCGAGACGCTCGTGCAGGCCGTCGAGGACGACGAGATGGCGGGGCGCTACGACGCCGTCGTGGCCCTCGCCGGGCGCGACCTCAACCTGCAGGTGCGCGAGGTCCTGCTTCGCGCCGCCACGGAGGACGCGCACCCGCTCGTCCGCGAGCGCGCCGCCGGAGCCCTCGAACCCTACGCCGGCATCCCCGAAGTCACCGAGACGCTCGCGCAGCTCGGGCAGGCGGACGAGACGCCAGCCGTGCGCCGCGCTGCGCTCCGCAGCCTCGCCGAGGCCGACTCGGCAGCCCTCGTTCGGCCTGCCCTGCGCGCGGCCCTGGACGATGCGTCGTATCTCACCCAGGCCCAGGCGGTCCGGCTCTACGCCAAGCGCTTCCGCGACGATGCCTTCGACGCCGTGCAGCCCCTCCTCGACGCGCCGCTCTCGTGGCGGGGCCGCGTGGAGCAGGCACTCGTCGAGGTCATCACCGAGTACCGGCTCGGCGGGGTGGCCGGGGCCGAGTACCTCGCGGCGCAGACCGACGTGCTGCGCCCGGATCCTGTCCGCCTGAGCGCCATCGAGGGCCTTCTGGTTCTCGGTCGGCGGGACGAGGACATCCGCATGTTTGCGGCCGGGGCGCTCGCGGCGCGCGTCGGCGACCTGCGCCCGGCCGTGCGCGAGGCCGTAGCCGAGGCCCTCGGCGAGATCGGCGACGCGGCGGCGCTCGAAGCGCTCGAAGCCCAGGCCGAGGTGGAGCGCGACGCGGACGTGCAGGCGGCCCTGCGCGGGGCTATCGAGCAGCGCAAGAAAGGCTCCACGCAGGTGGGCAGCGGCGAGTAG